A part of Pungitius pungitius chromosome 15, fPunPun2.1, whole genome shotgun sequence genomic DNA contains:
- the ankrd12 gene encoding ankyrin repeat domain-containing protein 12 isoform X2 yields the protein MAKPGSDRDAAMVDKQAGKKSKEKLSPFTKTPKLDRSELLGKEGKAKSSMKRKLSFTASPLRTEERDSDTEKDVPDKKKVKKESGGKKSQAPNLLFGYPLSERKQMALLMQMTANSPDSTPSHPSQTTPVQKKVPSSASSRQKDKVNKRNERGETPLHMAAIRGDAKQVKELISLGADVNVKDFAGWTPLHEACNLGYYDVAKVLIAAGAEVNTQGLDDDTPLHDASSSGHKDIVKLLLRHGGNAFQANKRGERPVDVADSQELEKLLKGEVPLLDQDDTSSESEDLLSVNPSSVDDNLEDSDTEKDSDGKPVTKASSSVPGLDEYEFKDEEEEEDLSKALNDRHILRRELRQREKEEKDRNHVAGKPGGKGDSTPKPKKQKGSRVHCSSDTSSDEMESLPEKRSSPTCSAEPRSKKENAEQKDKGKVKRKSKSQNKNKENQEDGKENSKTLVLSLATVSESTEKGREEDSFKMSFSPKDDSSVHLFHLSSIKSPKLNHSLTDKQTPLKQENTKMCISISDSPCPVDGVKYNHYAPADYCTEGSSTKGCKHKEKSKHQQKDSSGDGDDGHLSPDKDGSVGNSVDCSEGALRKTDLDGKVVKKHKLKHKEKDKHRREYEAERSHHRQKEPRKDGHRNLEFDREFWKENFFKSDETDDHLPARKDGDDNSLLHKTADASPAKDERNAKEKHPAGKEKRPREERDKDKAVKKERKESAVKEEKVKDSKPSERDERVDCLGSGRIPDDLLQSNSMKEETEDKPISGITADQEQLELSEKGSRDKTDKRFPGKEKDSEKMEKRHPDKEKKVKAEHADKAEVQNSVDRWKEKERTGTISSHSPADKNYKENEKLKSLSTTKKHEDSRKNKDKFDKRSDRQDREYSAGDHREKERTNSDKKGRPLDKPTDHSRSDRSKEKDCDRKKRDKIKDGTLSSSSNLKSLLEEKKSYLSESVKSLSSKSKEDLGRTPEKDRRDRERDSDKHKDKERHKDRSQQAKNSKPKTNDADADKVKSKASLVTRDAKPKEKRLVNDDLMQTSFERMLSLKDQEIEQWHRKHLEKIKQKERERLKQRPLADPGKSKPKDRTKSDLCLNKELNRSKSSDASDVHGRDKNPKDGASPRTMSLDGKSLPSLSAKVMSAVENCLTRSPRPESERGGFISRSVSLVSVASSEDSCQATTLTSRHVEYDSDMNLETSDSQPAFLQSSLVIQATRSPLGPDKDCNSLPDVPQSNRTLLPSRHESPYLRAILDEDANSSTEVKAVESQPKCSQPAEEPGTRESSAETEEVLNTQPQCVNSVCDSAAGRAGNPSAVLTPLTVNKDPPSKSLNLPEDCSSQMESPEQKAPPFCDPPVEKDIPCPTETSRAERTNKDSNKPWTPTACLSAELLEIANTKTIQQREPLPDSAAESTQQTELGATHVPDLQDEPLESADGADEERMETEGFRAEGAGSPVPSTSAYIPAAASGEPLPGFGQTIPESKCSQDDTDASDRDGESWRPPSDPEAPCPGGEAEQRDGAPPASSGDASPEQKAEETTAPPQSAEMKNDGEAAVSVITECPPAEDRAAAECSSESAADAGCEPMEALPADEQPESCSAGEEQSQSAVQSAIQTDGSSSSSSSGSSSSSGSSSSSSSSSCNSSSSSTCSASGSCSPQSGDRDSDSSGARSKVRSADEDGDVHVAHPRKRKMPMPKAASSQPFSASQQEKERGQQSLAAIVDSVKLEEIQPYQTERANPYYEFLHIRRKIEEKRKVLCSVTPQPPQYYDEYVTFNGSYLLDGNPLSKLCIPTITPPPSLPEQLKEMFKQQEVVRMKLRLQHSIEREKLIVSNEQEVLRVHYRAARTLANQTLPFSACTVLLDAEVYNMPQDVQSDDGKTSVRDRFNARQFMSWLQDVDDKFDKLKTCLLMRQQHEAAALNAVQRLEWQLKLQELDPATYKSTSIFEIPEFYIPLVEVNDDFDLTPI from the exons ATGGCCAAACCTGGGAGCGACAGAGATGCAGCCATGGTGGATAAGCAGGCGGGGAAGAAG AGCAAAGAAAAGTTGTCCCCTTTCACCAAAACTCCGAAGCTGGACCGGAGTGAATTGCTGGGGAAGGAAGGGAAAGCCAAGTCTTCCATGAAGCGCAAGCTCTCCTTCACTGCCAGTCCGCTCCGGACCGAGGAGAGAGACTCAGACACAG aAAAAGATGTACCAGACAAGAAGAAGGTAAAAAAGGAGTCTGGGGGCAAGAAGTCCCAGGCTCCCAACCTTTTGTTTGGGTATCCTCTGTCAGAGCGCAAACAGATGGCGCTCCTAATGCAGATGACTGCCAATAGTCCAG ACTCTACTCCCAGTCACCCCTCACAAACAACCCCTGTGCAGAAGAAAGTCCCCAGCAGCGCCTCATCTCGTCAGAAGGACAAAGTCAACAAGAGGAACGAGCGAGGGGAGACTCCCCTTCACATGGCGGCCATCAGGGGCGACGCCAAGCAAGTTAAAGAGCTCATTAGCCTTGGAGCTGACGTCAACGTCAAAGACTTTGCAG GTTGGACTCCTCTTCACGAAGCCTGTAATCTTGGTTATTACGACGTGGCCAAGGTCTTAATAGCAGCAGGTGCCGAAGTAAACACGCAGGGTCTGGATGACGACACGCCCCTCCACGATGCTTCTAGCAGCGGCCATAAAGAT ATTGTGAAACTGCTGCTACGCCACGGTGGGAACGCCTTCCAGGCGAACAAACGCGGGGAGCGGCCTGTGGATGTCGCTGACTctcaggagctggagaagctaTTGAAGGGAGAGGTGCCACTGTTGGACCAAGACGACACCTCTTCAG AATCGGAAGACCTGCTCTCCGTCAATCCATCCAGTGTAGACGACAACTTGGAGGACTCCGATACCGAAAAAGACTCTGACGGTAAACCTGTCACGAAAGCATCATCGTCCGTTCCGGGGCTGGACGAGTATGAGTTCAaggacgaggaagaagaggaggatctAAGTAAAGCCCTGAACGACAGACACATTCTCCGCAGGGAACTCCGGCAGCgtgagaaggaggaaaaagacagGAACCATGTGGCAGGAAAGCCGGGTGGAAAAGGGGATTCCACCCCAAAGCCCAAAAAGCAGAAGGGTTCCCGTGTGCACTGCAGCTCTGATACCTCCAGCGACGAAATGGAGAGCCTTCCAGAGAAAAGGAGTTCCCCCACCTGCTCGGCAGAGCCACGGtctaaaaaggaaaatgctgAGCAGAAAGACAAGGGCAAAGTCAAGAGGAAGAGCAAAAGCCAGAATAAGAACAAGGAAAACCAAGAGGACGGAAAGGAGAACAGCAAAACGTTGGTCCTCTCTCTCGCAACAGTGTCCGAGAGCACAGAgaagggaagggaggaagaCTCGTTCAAGATGTCTTTCAGTCCTAAAGATGACTCATCCGTCCACCTCTTCCATTTGTCGTCCATCAAGTCTCCAAAACTGAACCACAGCCTGACGGATAAACAAACGCCACTCAAACAGGAAAATACTAAGATGTGCATTTCCATCAGTGACAGCCCATGTCCGGTGGACGGCGTGAAATACAACCACTATGCACCGGCAGACTACTGCACGGAAGGCTCCAGCACCAAGGGCTGTAAGCACAAGGAGAAGAGCAAGCATCAGCAGAAGGACTCCAGTGGAGACGGGGACGATGGCCACTTAAGTCCCGACAAAGACGGTAGCGTAGGAAACAGCGTAGACTGCTCTGAAGGTGCCTTACGGAAGACCGACTTGGACGGCAAGGTGGTAAAGAAGCATAAGCTCAAACACAAGGAGAAAGACAAACACCGGAGGGAATACGAGGCAGAGCGCAGCCACCACCGCCAGAAGGAGCCCAGGAAAGACGGCCACAGGAATTTGGAGTTTGACCGAGAGTTCTGGAAAGAGAATTTCTTTAAAAGTGATGAAACCGATGACCATTTGCCAGCGAGAAAGGACGGTGACGACAACAGTTTACTCCATAAGACCGCCGACGCCTCCCCCGCCAAGGACGAGAGAAACGCAAAGGAGAAACACCCGGCCGGCAAGGAGAAGAGGCCGAGAGAGGAGCGGGATAAAGACAAGGCGGTGAAAAAGGAGCGGAAGGAGTCTGCTGTTAAAGAGGAGAAGGTAAAGGACTCGAAGCCCAGCGAGCGTGACGAGAGAGTGGACTGCCTCGGCTCAGGGCGGATTCCTGACGATTTGCTGCAGAGCAACAGCATGAAAGAAGAGACGGAAGACAAACCCATAAGTGGGATCACAGCTGATCAAGAACAGCTGGAGCTCTCTGAAAAAGGCTCACGTGATAAAACGGACAAGAGGTTCCCGGGAAAAGAGAAGGATTCAGAGAAAATGGAGAAGAGGCATCCCGACAAGGAAAAGAAGGTTAAAGCGGAGCACGCTGACAAAGCTGAAGTTCAGAACTCGGTGGATCGctggaaggagaaagagagaacaggAACCATTTCTTCCCACTCGCCTGCAGATAAAAACTACAAAGAGAATGAGAAGCTGAAATCTTTATCTACAACCAAAaagcacgaggacagcaggaaaaataaagataagTTCGACAAGCGGTCTGATAGGCAGGACCGAGAATACAGCGCTGGGGATCACAGGGAAAAGGAACGCACCAACTCTGATAAGAAAGGCAGACCACTCGATAAGCCCACGGATCATAGTAGATCGGATCGTTCAAAAGAAAAGGACTGCGacaggaaaaagagagacaaaataaaagatgggACTCTTTCCTCGAGCTCCAATCTCAAATCActtttagaagagaaaaagagctaTTTGTCAGAGAGTGTCAAGTCTTTATCCTCAAAATCCAAGGAGGACCTCGGGAGAACACCGGAGAAGGACCGCCGAGACCGCGAGCGAGACTCCGATAAACACAAGGACAAGGAGCGGCACAAAGACCGCTCCCAGCAGGCCAAAAACAGCAAGCCCAAAACCAACGACGCGGATGCGGACAAAGTCAAGTCCAAAGCCTCGCTGGTAACACGAGACGCCAAGCCCAAAGAGAAGAGGCTCGTGAACGATGACTTGATGCAGACCAGCTTCGAGCGCATGCTCAGCCTGAAGGACCAGGAGATTGAACAGTGGCATCGCAAGCACCTGgagaaaatcaaacaaaaagagCGGGAGAGGCTTAAACAGCGGCCTCTGGCGGATCCGGGGAAGTCCAAGCCCAAGGACCGGACAAAGTCCGATCTGTGCCTGAATAAGGAGCTCAATCGCTCAAAGAGCTCCGACGCCTCCGACGTCCACGGCCGAGATAAGAACCCGAAGGACGGCGCCAGCCCGAGGACGATGTCGCTCGACGGGAAGAGTCTGCCTTCTCTCAGCGCAAAGGTCATGTCGGCGGTGGAGAACTGTCTGACCAGGTCACCCAGGCCGGAGAGCGAACGCGGCGGCTTCATATCCAGGTCGGTGTCCCTGGTTTCTGTCGCCAGCTCGGAGGACTCGTGTCAGGCGACCACGTTGACCTCCCGACACGTCGAGTACGACTCCGACATGAACCTGGAGACATCTGACTCGCAGCCCGCCTTTCTCCAGTCGTCCCTCGTCATTCAAGCCACCAGGTCGCCGTTGGGTCCCGATAAAGATTGCAACAGTCTTCCAGATGTTCCGCAAAGTAATCGGACGCTGCTGCCCAGCAGGCACGAGTCCCCTTACCTCCGGGCCATCCTGGACGAGGACGCCAACTCGTCGACTGAAGTTAAAGCCGTTGAGAGTCAGCCCAAATGCAGCCAGCCCGCCGAAGAGCCGGGAACACGAGAGAGCTCGGCGGAGACGGAAGAGGTCCTCAACACTCAACCACAATGTGTGAATTCAGTTTGCGATTCGGCCGCAGGGCGAGCAGGGAACCCTTCAGCAGTTTTAACGCCGCTAACGGTAAACAAAGATCCTCCGAGTAAAAGCCTGAACCTTCCAGAGGACTGTAGCTCTCAAATGGAGTCGCCGGAGCAGAAAGCTCCACCTTTCTGCGATCCTCCTGTTGAAAAGGACATCCCGTGTCCAACAGAGACTTCCCGGGCAGAGCGCACTAACAAGGATTCAAATAAACCATGGACACCTACGGCCTGTCTCTCAGCGGAGCTGCTGGAGATCGCCAACACTAAAACCATCCAGCAGAGGGAACCTCTCCCTGATTCTGCAGCGGAGAGCACGCAGCAAACCGAGCTGGGTGCCACACATGTTCCCGACCTTCAAGATGAGCCTCTGGAGAGTGCGGATGGAGCCGATGAAGAGCGAATGGAGACGGAGGGCTTCAGAGCAGAGGGCGCAGGAAGTCCCGTCCCCTCTACCAGTGCGTACATTCCCGCCGCAGCATCAGGGGAGCCGCTGCCGGGCTTCGGCCAAACAATCCCGGAGTCCAAATGTTCCCAAGACGATACAGACGCGAGTGACCGAGACGGCGAGAGTTGGAGGCCTCCCAGCGACCCCGAGGCTCCGTGTCCCGGCGGCGAGGCGGAGCAAAGGGACGGCGCGCCTCCGGCGTCGTCGGGCGACGCGAGCCCCGAACAAAAGGCAGAAGAGACGACCGCCCCCCCGCAGAGCGCGGAGATGAAGAACGACGGCGAGGCGGCCGTCTCCGTCATAACGGAGTGTCCCCCCGCCGAGGACAGAGCGGCTGCCGAGTGCTCCTCCGAGTCGGCGGCAGATGCCGGCTGCGAGCCGATGGAGGCGCTGCCTGCTGACGAGCAACCAGAGTCCTGTTCAGCCGGAGAAGAGCAAAGTCAAAGCGCCGTCCAATCCGCAATTCAGACAGAtggcagcagcagtagcagcagcagcggcagcagtagcagtagcggtagcagcagtagcagcagcagcagcagctgcaacagtagcagcagcagcacatgcaGCGCCTCGGGGAGCTGCTCTCCGCAATCTGGAGATCGGGATTCCGATTCGTCCGGGGCAAGGTCGAAGGTTCGCTCCGCGGACGAGGACGGAGACGTCCACGTCGCCCACCCGCGCAAGAGGAAGATGCCGATGCCCAAAGCGGCGAGCTCGCAGCCCTTCTCCGCCAgccagcaggagaaggagagaggccAGCAGTCCCTGGCGGCCATCGTTGACTctgtgaagctggaggagatccAGCCCTATCAGACGGAGCGGGCCAACCCGTACTACGAGTTCCTGCACATCCGGAGGAAGATCGAGGAGAAGCGCAAAGTGTTGTGCAGCGTCACCCCACAGCCGCCGCAGTATTATGATGAATATGTGACCTTCAACGGATCCTACCTCTTAGACGGAAACCCACTCAGCAAGCTCTGCATACCAACT atAACTCCACCTCCATCATTACCGGAGCAGCTGAAAGAGATGTTCAAACAACAAGAGGTGGTCCGCATGAAGCTACGGCTTCAACACAGCATTGAGAGG GAAAAGCTGATTGTTTCAAATGAACAGGAAGTCCTGCGTGTCCATTACCGGGCAGCGAGAACGTTGGCCAATCAGACCCTGCCATTCAGTGCCTGCACGGTTTTACTGGACGCCGAAGTGTACAACATGCCTCAAGACGTCCAG AGTGACGACGGCAAGACGTCAGTCAGAGACCGGTTCAACGCCAGGCAGTTTATGTCCTGGTTACAGGACGTCGATGACAAGTTTGACAAACTCAAG ACGTGTCTCCTGATGCGGCAGCAGCACGAGGCGGCGGCCCTGAACGCCGTGCAGCGTCTGGAGTGGCAGCTcaagctgcaggagctggacCCCGCCACCTACAAGTCCACCAGCATCTTCGAGATCCCAGAGTTCTACATCCCACTCGTGGAGGTCAACGACGACTTTGACCTCACTCCGATATGA